One Anaerolineae bacterium genomic window carries:
- a CDS encoding sulfite oxidase-like oxidoreductase, translating into MRLENPFRRVERLKRVPERPEWGQGERVPPGQFVTEQFPVLHYGPVPEIDLATWDFRVFGLVEKPIRLTWEEFRSLPETTITGVDIHCVTRWSKLNTTWSGVLWRDFVRETGLRWKPEAKYVMEHAENGFTTNVALQVIEEDPYAMFAWGYDGKPLEPKHGGPLRFLLPSRYFWKSAKWIRGIEFMAHNRPGFWEQAGYHMDGDPWREERFSE; encoded by the coding sequence ATGAGACTGGAAAACCCCTTCCGACGCGTCGAGCGGCTGAAGCGCGTCCCCGAACGCCCCGAATGGGGCCAAGGCGAGCGCGTGCCGCCCGGCCAATTCGTGACCGAGCAGTTCCCGGTCCTTCACTATGGCCCCGTGCCCGAAATCGATCTCGCCACCTGGGACTTCCGCGTCTTCGGGTTGGTGGAAAAACCGATTCGGCTGACATGGGAGGAGTTCCGCAGCCTGCCGGAGACCACCATTACCGGCGTGGACATCCATTGTGTGACGCGCTGGAGCAAGCTAAATACCACCTGGAGCGGCGTCTTGTGGCGGGATTTTGTCCGGGAGACCGGCCTTCGCTGGAAGCCGGAGGCGAAATACGTGATGGAGCACGCTGAGAATGGCTTTACCACCAACGTGGCGCTGCAGGTGATCGAGGAAGACCCCTATGCTATGTTCGCCTGGGGCTACGATGGCAAGCCCCTCGAGCCTAAGCATGGAGGGCCGCTGCGGTTTCTCTTGCCGTCTAGATATTTTTGGAAGAGCGCTAAGTGGATTCGCGGGATCGAATTCATGGCTCACAATCGTCCAGGCTTCTGGGAGCAAGCCGGCTACCACATGGATGGAGATCCTTGGCGTGAGGAGCGGTTTTCGGAGTAA